In a single window of the Macrobrachium rosenbergii isolate ZJJX-2024 chromosome 35, ASM4041242v1, whole genome shotgun sequence genome:
- the mRpL45 gene encoding LOW QUALITY PROTEIN: large ribosomal subunit protein mL45 (The sequence of the model RefSeq protein was modified relative to this genomic sequence to represent the inferred CDS: inserted 1 base in 1 codon) translates to MAASLVRLRPLSTCLSGHSAYLANVVNYSYTTNPKPIPPFRNSKQKHYNQKFRRDRALKVIKVELPDLNEKDVSEMTPDEVRAKMREKGIQPIRPWMEKPVFIASTSATFEPYIPPEGDGKVSMISKEGAKQRFQFLEKKGKSMMAVRKIRQFDDDFDTKLFVNEAMQIYIDTHKALVDFDEDKLHELVTERAYPLVINERKNRTLRWSFIRSIEPPTVVHARTTDVITKENIFAQITVRFHTKQTLAVYDRFGRLIQGSEVVARDVLEYVVFEKHVANTYGTWRIHDKIVPDWMPPXQPIRRTYRMDDVEVEPVEEEEAVKKEETKETAAAASS, encoded by the exons ATGGCGGCGAGTCTCGTCAGATTGCGACCCTTATCTACGTGTTTATCG GGGCACAGTGCATATCTGGCCAATGTCGTTAACTACTCGTACACCACCAACCCCAAGCCCATTCCCCCGTTTAGGAATTCAAAACAGAAGCACTATAATCAGAAGTTTAGGAGGGACAGAGCGTTGAAG GTCATCAAAGTCGAGTTGCCGGACCTCAATGAAAAGGACGTTAGTGAAATGACACCTGACGAAGTGAGAGCTAAG atgcGAGAGAAAGGAATTCAGCCCatcagaccatggatggagaaGCCAGTTTTCATTGCTTCGACTTCGGCAACATTTGAACCCTACATCCCGCCCGAGGGCGATGGAAAAGTGTCTATGATATCAAAGGAA GGTGCCAAGCAGCGGTTTCAGTTCCTGGAGAAGAAGGGCAAGTCCATGATGGCCGTTCGGAAGATCAGGCAGTTCGACGACGACTTTGACACCAAGCTATTCGTCAACGAGGCGATGCAGATATACATCGACACACACAAGGCTCTAGTCGA CTTCGACGAAGACAAGCTCCACGAATTAGTGACGGAACGAGCGTACCCTCTGGTGataaacgaaaggaaaaataGGACGTTGAGATGGAGCTTTATTCGTTCGATAGAGCCTCCAACAGTGGTCCATGCACGCACGACGGACGTCATAACGAAAGAGAACATCTTCGCTCAAATCACTGTCCGATTCCATACGAAACAG ACTCTGGCGGTCTACGATCGGTTCGGACGCCTAATCCAGGGATCAGAAGTCGTCGCCAGAGACGTCCTGGAATACGTGGTGTTCGAAAAGCACGTCGCCAACACCTACGGAACCTGGAGAATCCACGACAAGATCGTGCCGGATTGGATGCCCC GGCAGCCCATCCGTAGGACGTACAGGATGGATGACGTAGAGGTGGAGcctgtggaagaggaagaagctgTTAAGAAGGAAGAGACGAAGGAAACTGCGGCTGCGGCTTCGAGTTAA